In Prunus dulcis chromosome 1, ALMONDv2, whole genome shotgun sequence, the following are encoded in one genomic region:
- the LOC117635082 gene encoding WD and tetratricopeptide repeats protein 1 isoform X3, giving the protein MEGVPFHDGNIHDLIDSRYVDVRNNGNHSLQMHSSLVRRLSQERELEGHQGCVNSIAWNSRGSLLISGSDDTRINIWSYASQKLLHSIETGHCANIFCTKFVPETSDELVVSGAGDAEVRLFNLSHLSGRGTDDNAIAPSALYQCHTRRVKKLAVEVGNPNVVWSASEDGTLRQHDFREGTSCPPAGSTHQECRNVLLDLRCGAKKSLADPPKQTFALKSCDISSTRPHLLLVGGSDAFARLYDRRMLPPLTSCRKRTAPPPCVNYFCPMHLSDRGRASMHLTHVAFSPDGEEVLLSYSGEHVYLMNVNHASGSAVQYTSEDVSKLTSFTPILNGVELHQPASKILTNGVPKRGNITARLAKCRKLIEIADKSLEEGTEYFYGIEACNEVLDGYGCDIGPTLKHDCLCTRAALLLKRKWKNDVHMAIRDCYNARKIDSSSFRAHYYMSEALSQLAKHKEALDFAIAAQSLAPSNSEVADRLEHVKRDLAAAESERNGKPNDGAPRSEPRGGRVLSLSDILYRSEGNSDASQDGPRSEREDSDYDEEVEVDFETSISGDEEHDVEPNILQGSLNLRIHRRSDSAREVGGSNGSCGSPSSSSQNERLLYQPEAVIDMKQRYVGHCNVGTDIKQASFLGQRGEYVASGSDDGRWFIWEKRTGRLIKMLQGDEAVVNCVQCHPFDCVVATSGIDNTIKIWTPSASVPSIVAGGSAGPETADILVAMEANQRRLTHNRETIL; this is encoded by the exons ATGGAGGGTGTGCCTTTTCACGACGGTAACATCCACGACTTGATTGACAGCCGATACGTCGACGTTCGCAAC AATGGCAATCACAGCTTGCAGATGCACTCGTCGTTGGTTCGAAGGCTTTCTCAGGAAAGAGAATTGGAG GGGCATCAGGGTTGTGTCAATTCTATCGCTTGGAATTCTAGAGGTTCACTATTGATATCTGGATCAGATGACACACGG ATAAATATCTGGAGCTATGCTAGTCAGAAGCTTTTGCATTCTATAGAGACTGGGCACTGTGCGAACATATTTTGTACAAAATTTGTCCCTGAAACTTCTGATGAGCTTGTGGTCTCTGGAGCTGGAGATGCAGAA GTTCGATTATTTAATTTGTCTCATTTGAGTGGGAGAGGAACTGATGATAATGCTATCGCTCCATCAGCTCTGTATCAATGTCATACTAGAAGAGTTAAAAAGTTAGCT GTTGAAGTTGGAAATCCCAATGTAGTATGGAGTGCAAGTGAAGATGGAACTTTGAGACAGCATGACTTTCGAGAGGGAACTTCATGCCCTCCTGCTGGATCCACCCATCAAGAATGTCGCAATGTTTTA CTTGACTTGCGGTGTGGAGCAAAGAAGTCACTGGCAGATCCTCCGAAACAAACTTTTGCTTTGAAATCTTGTGATATCAGTTCCACTAGGCCTCATTTGCTCCTAGTTGGTGGAAG TGATGCGTTTGCGCGTTTATATGATAGAAGGATGCTACCGCCACTGACATCCTGTCGGAAAAGGACGGCACCACCTCCTTGTGTTAACTATTTCTGTCCAATGCACCTCTCTGATCGT gGACGTGCAAGCATGCATTTGACTCATGTTGCATTTAGTCCAGATGGAGAAGAGGTTCTACTTAGTTATAGTGGGGAGCATGTATATTTGATGAATGTAAATCATG CTAGTGGGAGTGCTGTGCAGTATACTTCTGAAGATGTTTCGAAGTTAACAAGCTTCACTCCTATACTCAATGGGGTAGAACTGCATCAACCAGCGTCCAAGATCTTGACAAATGGTGTTCCTAAAAGAGGCAATATCACTGCTAGG CTTGCAAAGTGCAGGAAACTAATTGAAATTGCGGATAAATCCTTGGAGGAGGGGACAGAGTATTTTTATGGAATTGAGGCGTGCAATGAGGTGTTGGATGGATATGGTTGTGATATTGGGCCTACACTGAAGCATGATTGTTTATGTACTCGTGCCGCATTGTTGCTCAAG cGCAAGTGGAAAAATGATGTTCATATGGCTATAAGAGATTGTTATAATGCGCGGAAAATCGATAGCTCCTCTTTCAGAGCTCATTACTATATGTCTGAAGCTTTATCGCAG TTGGCTAAACATAAAGAAGCTCTAGACTTTGCTATCGCAGCCCAATCTTTGGCTCCATCAAATTCTGAAGTAGCAGACCGATTGGAGCATGTAAAAAGGGATCTTGCTGCAG CTGAATCTGAAAGAAATGGTAAGCCAAATGATGGAGCACCCAGGTCTGAACCTCGAGGTGGAAGAGTACTATCATTGAGTGACATACTTTATCGATCGGAGGGTAATAGTGATGCTTCACAAGATGGTCCAAGATCTGAGAGAGAAGATTCTGATTATGATGAGGAAGTGGAGGTTGACTTTGAAACGTCGATATCAGGTGATGAAGAGCATGACGTTGAGCCCAATATACTACAAGGAAGTTTAAACCTGAGAATTCATCGAAGAAGTGATTCTGCTAGAGAAGTTGGTGGTTCAAATGGCTCATGTGGATCCCCTTCTTCGTCATCTCAAAATGAAAGGCTGCTATATCAG CCTGAGGCAGTTATTGATATGAAACAGAGATATGTTGGCCATTGTAATGTTGGAACTGACATAAAACAGGCCAGCTTTCTTGGCCAGAGAG GCGAATATGTCGCTAGTGGAAGTGACGATGGCAGATGGTTTATCTGGGAGAAGCGAACTGGTAGACtgataaaaatgcttcaaggAGATGAAGCTG TTGTGAACTGTGTACAGTGCCATCCATTTGATTGTGTTGTGGCAACTAGTGGAATTGACAACACAATAAAA ATATGGACACCAAGTGCCTCAGTCCCATCTATTGTAGCTGGTGGATCCGCAGGGCCAGAAACTGCTGACATTTTGGTAGCGATGGAAGCCAATCAGCGCAGATTAACTCATAATCGTGAAACTATCCT ATAA
- the LOC117635082 gene encoding WD and tetratricopeptide repeats protein 1 isoform X2, whose amino-acid sequence MEGVPFHDGNIHDLIDSRYVDVRNNGNHSLQMHSSLVRRLSQERELEGHQGCVNSIAWNSRGSLLISGSDDTRINIWSYASQKLLHSIETGHCANIFCTKFVPETSDELVVSGAGDAEVRLFNLSHLSGRGTDDNAIAPSALYQCHTRRVKKLAVEVGNPNVVWSASEDGTLRQHDFREGTSCPPAGSTHQECRNVLLDLRCGAKKSLADPPKQTFALKSCDISSTRPHLLLVGGSDAFARLYDRRMLPPLTSCRKRTAPPPCVNYFCPMHLSDRGRASMHLTHVAFSPDGEEVLLSYSGEHVYLMNVNHASGSAVQYTSEDVSKLTSFTPILNGVELHQPASKILTNGVPKRGNITARLAKCRKLIEIADKSLEEGTEYFYGIEACNEVLDGYGCDIGPTLKHDCLCTRAALLLKRKWKNDVHMAIRDCYNARKIDSSSFRAHYYMSEALSQLAKHKEALDFAIAAQSLAPSNSEVADRLEHVKRDLAAAESERNGKPNDGAPRSEPRGGRVLSLSDILYRSEGNSDASQDGPRSEREDSDYDEEVEVDFETSISGDEEHDVEPNILQGSLNLRIHRRSDSAREVGGSNGSCGSPSSSSQNERLLYQPEAVIDMKQRYVGHCNVGTDIKQASFLGQRGEYVASGSDDGRWFIWEKRTGRLIKMLQGDEAVVNCVQCHPFDCVVATSGIDNTIKIWTPSASVPSIVAGGSAGPETADILVAMEANQRRLTHNRETILRSEILEHFRIHEFAEGSLHPFECAQS is encoded by the exons ATGGAGGGTGTGCCTTTTCACGACGGTAACATCCACGACTTGATTGACAGCCGATACGTCGACGTTCGCAAC AATGGCAATCACAGCTTGCAGATGCACTCGTCGTTGGTTCGAAGGCTTTCTCAGGAAAGAGAATTGGAG GGGCATCAGGGTTGTGTCAATTCTATCGCTTGGAATTCTAGAGGTTCACTATTGATATCTGGATCAGATGACACACGG ATAAATATCTGGAGCTATGCTAGTCAGAAGCTTTTGCATTCTATAGAGACTGGGCACTGTGCGAACATATTTTGTACAAAATTTGTCCCTGAAACTTCTGATGAGCTTGTGGTCTCTGGAGCTGGAGATGCAGAA GTTCGATTATTTAATTTGTCTCATTTGAGTGGGAGAGGAACTGATGATAATGCTATCGCTCCATCAGCTCTGTATCAATGTCATACTAGAAGAGTTAAAAAGTTAGCT GTTGAAGTTGGAAATCCCAATGTAGTATGGAGTGCAAGTGAAGATGGAACTTTGAGACAGCATGACTTTCGAGAGGGAACTTCATGCCCTCCTGCTGGATCCACCCATCAAGAATGTCGCAATGTTTTA CTTGACTTGCGGTGTGGAGCAAAGAAGTCACTGGCAGATCCTCCGAAACAAACTTTTGCTTTGAAATCTTGTGATATCAGTTCCACTAGGCCTCATTTGCTCCTAGTTGGTGGAAG TGATGCGTTTGCGCGTTTATATGATAGAAGGATGCTACCGCCACTGACATCCTGTCGGAAAAGGACGGCACCACCTCCTTGTGTTAACTATTTCTGTCCAATGCACCTCTCTGATCGT gGACGTGCAAGCATGCATTTGACTCATGTTGCATTTAGTCCAGATGGAGAAGAGGTTCTACTTAGTTATAGTGGGGAGCATGTATATTTGATGAATGTAAATCATG CTAGTGGGAGTGCTGTGCAGTATACTTCTGAAGATGTTTCGAAGTTAACAAGCTTCACTCCTATACTCAATGGGGTAGAACTGCATCAACCAGCGTCCAAGATCTTGACAAATGGTGTTCCTAAAAGAGGCAATATCACTGCTAGG CTTGCAAAGTGCAGGAAACTAATTGAAATTGCGGATAAATCCTTGGAGGAGGGGACAGAGTATTTTTATGGAATTGAGGCGTGCAATGAGGTGTTGGATGGATATGGTTGTGATATTGGGCCTACACTGAAGCATGATTGTTTATGTACTCGTGCCGCATTGTTGCTCAAG cGCAAGTGGAAAAATGATGTTCATATGGCTATAAGAGATTGTTATAATGCGCGGAAAATCGATAGCTCCTCTTTCAGAGCTCATTACTATATGTCTGAAGCTTTATCGCAG TTGGCTAAACATAAAGAAGCTCTAGACTTTGCTATCGCAGCCCAATCTTTGGCTCCATCAAATTCTGAAGTAGCAGACCGATTGGAGCATGTAAAAAGGGATCTTGCTGCAG CTGAATCTGAAAGAAATGGTAAGCCAAATGATGGAGCACCCAGGTCTGAACCTCGAGGTGGAAGAGTACTATCATTGAGTGACATACTTTATCGATCGGAGGGTAATAGTGATGCTTCACAAGATGGTCCAAGATCTGAGAGAGAAGATTCTGATTATGATGAGGAAGTGGAGGTTGACTTTGAAACGTCGATATCAGGTGATGAAGAGCATGACGTTGAGCCCAATATACTACAAGGAAGTTTAAACCTGAGAATTCATCGAAGAAGTGATTCTGCTAGAGAAGTTGGTGGTTCAAATGGCTCATGTGGATCCCCTTCTTCGTCATCTCAAAATGAAAGGCTGCTATATCAG CCTGAGGCAGTTATTGATATGAAACAGAGATATGTTGGCCATTGTAATGTTGGAACTGACATAAAACAGGCCAGCTTTCTTGGCCAGAGAG GCGAATATGTCGCTAGTGGAAGTGACGATGGCAGATGGTTTATCTGGGAGAAGCGAACTGGTAGACtgataaaaatgcttcaaggAGATGAAGCTG TTGTGAACTGTGTACAGTGCCATCCATTTGATTGTGTTGTGGCAACTAGTGGAATTGACAACACAATAAAA ATATGGACACCAAGTGCCTCAGTCCCATCTATTGTAGCTGGTGGATCCGCAGGGCCAGAAACTGCTGACATTTTGGTAGCGATGGAAGCCAATCAGCGCAGATTAACTCATAATCGTGAAACTATCCT CCGTTCTGAAATTCTGGAGCATTTTCGTATACATGAGTTTGCTGAAGGAAGCTTGCACCCATTTGAGTGCGCTCAAAGCTGA
- the LOC117635082 gene encoding WD and tetratricopeptide repeats protein 1 isoform X5, with amino-acid sequence MEGVPFHDGNIHDLIDSRYVDVRNNGNHSLQMHSSLVRRLSQERELEGHQGCVNSIAWNSRGSLLISGSDDTRVEVGNPNVVWSASEDGTLRQHDFREGTSCPPAGSTHQECRNVLLDLRCGAKKSLADPPKQTFALKSCDISSTRPHLLLVGGSDAFARLYDRRMLPPLTSCRKRTAPPPCVNYFCPMHLSDRGRASMHLTHVAFSPDGEEVLLSYSGEHVYLMNVNHASGSAVQYTSEDVSKLTSFTPILNGVELHQPASKILTNGVPKRGNITARLAKCRKLIEIADKSLEEGTEYFYGIEACNEVLDGYGCDIGPTLKHDCLCTRAALLLKRKWKNDVHMAIRDCYNARKIDSSSFRAHYYMSEALSQLAKHKEALDFAIAAQSLAPSNSEVADRLEHVKRDLAAAESERNGKPNDGAPRSEPRGGRVLSLSDILYRSEGNSDASQDGPRSEREDSDYDEEVEVDFETSISGDEEHDVEPNILQGSLNLRIHRRSDSAREVGGSNGSCGSPSSSSQNERLLYQPEAVIDMKQRYVGHCNVGTDIKQASFLGQRGEYVASGSDDGRWFIWEKRTGRLIKMLQGDEAVVNCVQCHPFDCVVATSGIDNTIKIWTPSASVPSIVAGGSAGPETADILVAMEANQRRLTHNRETILYSRSEILEHFRIHEFAEGSLHPFECAQS; translated from the exons ATGGAGGGTGTGCCTTTTCACGACGGTAACATCCACGACTTGATTGACAGCCGATACGTCGACGTTCGCAAC AATGGCAATCACAGCTTGCAGATGCACTCGTCGTTGGTTCGAAGGCTTTCTCAGGAAAGAGAATTGGAG GGGCATCAGGGTTGTGTCAATTCTATCGCTTGGAATTCTAGAGGTTCACTATTGATATCTGGATCAGATGACACACGG GTTGAAGTTGGAAATCCCAATGTAGTATGGAGTGCAAGTGAAGATGGAACTTTGAGACAGCATGACTTTCGAGAGGGAACTTCATGCCCTCCTGCTGGATCCACCCATCAAGAATGTCGCAATGTTTTA CTTGACTTGCGGTGTGGAGCAAAGAAGTCACTGGCAGATCCTCCGAAACAAACTTTTGCTTTGAAATCTTGTGATATCAGTTCCACTAGGCCTCATTTGCTCCTAGTTGGTGGAAG TGATGCGTTTGCGCGTTTATATGATAGAAGGATGCTACCGCCACTGACATCCTGTCGGAAAAGGACGGCACCACCTCCTTGTGTTAACTATTTCTGTCCAATGCACCTCTCTGATCGT gGACGTGCAAGCATGCATTTGACTCATGTTGCATTTAGTCCAGATGGAGAAGAGGTTCTACTTAGTTATAGTGGGGAGCATGTATATTTGATGAATGTAAATCATG CTAGTGGGAGTGCTGTGCAGTATACTTCTGAAGATGTTTCGAAGTTAACAAGCTTCACTCCTATACTCAATGGGGTAGAACTGCATCAACCAGCGTCCAAGATCTTGACAAATGGTGTTCCTAAAAGAGGCAATATCACTGCTAGG CTTGCAAAGTGCAGGAAACTAATTGAAATTGCGGATAAATCCTTGGAGGAGGGGACAGAGTATTTTTATGGAATTGAGGCGTGCAATGAGGTGTTGGATGGATATGGTTGTGATATTGGGCCTACACTGAAGCATGATTGTTTATGTACTCGTGCCGCATTGTTGCTCAAG cGCAAGTGGAAAAATGATGTTCATATGGCTATAAGAGATTGTTATAATGCGCGGAAAATCGATAGCTCCTCTTTCAGAGCTCATTACTATATGTCTGAAGCTTTATCGCAG TTGGCTAAACATAAAGAAGCTCTAGACTTTGCTATCGCAGCCCAATCTTTGGCTCCATCAAATTCTGAAGTAGCAGACCGATTGGAGCATGTAAAAAGGGATCTTGCTGCAG CTGAATCTGAAAGAAATGGTAAGCCAAATGATGGAGCACCCAGGTCTGAACCTCGAGGTGGAAGAGTACTATCATTGAGTGACATACTTTATCGATCGGAGGGTAATAGTGATGCTTCACAAGATGGTCCAAGATCTGAGAGAGAAGATTCTGATTATGATGAGGAAGTGGAGGTTGACTTTGAAACGTCGATATCAGGTGATGAAGAGCATGACGTTGAGCCCAATATACTACAAGGAAGTTTAAACCTGAGAATTCATCGAAGAAGTGATTCTGCTAGAGAAGTTGGTGGTTCAAATGGCTCATGTGGATCCCCTTCTTCGTCATCTCAAAATGAAAGGCTGCTATATCAG CCTGAGGCAGTTATTGATATGAAACAGAGATATGTTGGCCATTGTAATGTTGGAACTGACATAAAACAGGCCAGCTTTCTTGGCCAGAGAG GCGAATATGTCGCTAGTGGAAGTGACGATGGCAGATGGTTTATCTGGGAGAAGCGAACTGGTAGACtgataaaaatgcttcaaggAGATGAAGCTG TTGTGAACTGTGTACAGTGCCATCCATTTGATTGTGTTGTGGCAACTAGTGGAATTGACAACACAATAAAA ATATGGACACCAAGTGCCTCAGTCCCATCTATTGTAGCTGGTGGATCCGCAGGGCCAGAAACTGCTGACATTTTGGTAGCGATGGAAGCCAATCAGCGCAGATTAACTCATAATCGTGAAACTATCCT GTACAGCCGTTCTGAAATTCTGGAGCATTTTCGTATACATGAGTTTGCTGAAGGAAGCTTGCACCCATTTGAGTGCGCTCAAAGCTGA
- the LOC117635082 gene encoding WD and tetratricopeptide repeats protein 1 isoform X1 has protein sequence MEGVPFHDGNIHDLIDSRYVDVRNNGNHSLQMHSSLVRRLSQERELEGHQGCVNSIAWNSRGSLLISGSDDTRINIWSYASQKLLHSIETGHCANIFCTKFVPETSDELVVSGAGDAEVRLFNLSHLSGRGTDDNAIAPSALYQCHTRRVKKLAVEVGNPNVVWSASEDGTLRQHDFREGTSCPPAGSTHQECRNVLLDLRCGAKKSLADPPKQTFALKSCDISSTRPHLLLVGGSDAFARLYDRRMLPPLTSCRKRTAPPPCVNYFCPMHLSDRGRASMHLTHVAFSPDGEEVLLSYSGEHVYLMNVNHASGSAVQYTSEDVSKLTSFTPILNGVELHQPASKILTNGVPKRGNITARLAKCRKLIEIADKSLEEGTEYFYGIEACNEVLDGYGCDIGPTLKHDCLCTRAALLLKRKWKNDVHMAIRDCYNARKIDSSSFRAHYYMSEALSQLAKHKEALDFAIAAQSLAPSNSEVADRLEHVKRDLAAAESERNGKPNDGAPRSEPRGGRVLSLSDILYRSEGNSDASQDGPRSEREDSDYDEEVEVDFETSISGDEEHDVEPNILQGSLNLRIHRRSDSAREVGGSNGSCGSPSSSSQNERLLYQPEAVIDMKQRYVGHCNVGTDIKQASFLGQRGEYVASGSDDGRWFIWEKRTGRLIKMLQGDEAVVNCVQCHPFDCVVATSGIDNTIKIWTPSASVPSIVAGGSAGPETADILVAMEANQRRLTHNRETILYSRSEILEHFRIHEFAEGSLHPFECAQS, from the exons ATGGAGGGTGTGCCTTTTCACGACGGTAACATCCACGACTTGATTGACAGCCGATACGTCGACGTTCGCAAC AATGGCAATCACAGCTTGCAGATGCACTCGTCGTTGGTTCGAAGGCTTTCTCAGGAAAGAGAATTGGAG GGGCATCAGGGTTGTGTCAATTCTATCGCTTGGAATTCTAGAGGTTCACTATTGATATCTGGATCAGATGACACACGG ATAAATATCTGGAGCTATGCTAGTCAGAAGCTTTTGCATTCTATAGAGACTGGGCACTGTGCGAACATATTTTGTACAAAATTTGTCCCTGAAACTTCTGATGAGCTTGTGGTCTCTGGAGCTGGAGATGCAGAA GTTCGATTATTTAATTTGTCTCATTTGAGTGGGAGAGGAACTGATGATAATGCTATCGCTCCATCAGCTCTGTATCAATGTCATACTAGAAGAGTTAAAAAGTTAGCT GTTGAAGTTGGAAATCCCAATGTAGTATGGAGTGCAAGTGAAGATGGAACTTTGAGACAGCATGACTTTCGAGAGGGAACTTCATGCCCTCCTGCTGGATCCACCCATCAAGAATGTCGCAATGTTTTA CTTGACTTGCGGTGTGGAGCAAAGAAGTCACTGGCAGATCCTCCGAAACAAACTTTTGCTTTGAAATCTTGTGATATCAGTTCCACTAGGCCTCATTTGCTCCTAGTTGGTGGAAG TGATGCGTTTGCGCGTTTATATGATAGAAGGATGCTACCGCCACTGACATCCTGTCGGAAAAGGACGGCACCACCTCCTTGTGTTAACTATTTCTGTCCAATGCACCTCTCTGATCGT gGACGTGCAAGCATGCATTTGACTCATGTTGCATTTAGTCCAGATGGAGAAGAGGTTCTACTTAGTTATAGTGGGGAGCATGTATATTTGATGAATGTAAATCATG CTAGTGGGAGTGCTGTGCAGTATACTTCTGAAGATGTTTCGAAGTTAACAAGCTTCACTCCTATACTCAATGGGGTAGAACTGCATCAACCAGCGTCCAAGATCTTGACAAATGGTGTTCCTAAAAGAGGCAATATCACTGCTAGG CTTGCAAAGTGCAGGAAACTAATTGAAATTGCGGATAAATCCTTGGAGGAGGGGACAGAGTATTTTTATGGAATTGAGGCGTGCAATGAGGTGTTGGATGGATATGGTTGTGATATTGGGCCTACACTGAAGCATGATTGTTTATGTACTCGTGCCGCATTGTTGCTCAAG cGCAAGTGGAAAAATGATGTTCATATGGCTATAAGAGATTGTTATAATGCGCGGAAAATCGATAGCTCCTCTTTCAGAGCTCATTACTATATGTCTGAAGCTTTATCGCAG TTGGCTAAACATAAAGAAGCTCTAGACTTTGCTATCGCAGCCCAATCTTTGGCTCCATCAAATTCTGAAGTAGCAGACCGATTGGAGCATGTAAAAAGGGATCTTGCTGCAG CTGAATCTGAAAGAAATGGTAAGCCAAATGATGGAGCACCCAGGTCTGAACCTCGAGGTGGAAGAGTACTATCATTGAGTGACATACTTTATCGATCGGAGGGTAATAGTGATGCTTCACAAGATGGTCCAAGATCTGAGAGAGAAGATTCTGATTATGATGAGGAAGTGGAGGTTGACTTTGAAACGTCGATATCAGGTGATGAAGAGCATGACGTTGAGCCCAATATACTACAAGGAAGTTTAAACCTGAGAATTCATCGAAGAAGTGATTCTGCTAGAGAAGTTGGTGGTTCAAATGGCTCATGTGGATCCCCTTCTTCGTCATCTCAAAATGAAAGGCTGCTATATCAG CCTGAGGCAGTTATTGATATGAAACAGAGATATGTTGGCCATTGTAATGTTGGAACTGACATAAAACAGGCCAGCTTTCTTGGCCAGAGAG GCGAATATGTCGCTAGTGGAAGTGACGATGGCAGATGGTTTATCTGGGAGAAGCGAACTGGTAGACtgataaaaatgcttcaaggAGATGAAGCTG TTGTGAACTGTGTACAGTGCCATCCATTTGATTGTGTTGTGGCAACTAGTGGAATTGACAACACAATAAAA ATATGGACACCAAGTGCCTCAGTCCCATCTATTGTAGCTGGTGGATCCGCAGGGCCAGAAACTGCTGACATTTTGGTAGCGATGGAAGCCAATCAGCGCAGATTAACTCATAATCGTGAAACTATCCT GTACAGCCGTTCTGAAATTCTGGAGCATTTTCGTATACATGAGTTTGCTGAAGGAAGCTTGCACCCATTTGAGTGCGCTCAAAGCTGA